The Prochlorococcus marinus str. MIT 9301 genome window below encodes:
- a CDS encoding CocE/NonD family hydrolase translates to MSGSRWFDKSLVLRDGVKLISRIWLPNSKGPWPALLMRQPYGREIASTITYSHPEWWVSKGYMVIIQDVRGMGSSEGVFNGFSQEASDTSETHEWVRSLKECNGKLGLYGFSYQGLTQLTGELNSKPPDCLSPAMTGMNIKDHWCSDGGAYWWHNNIAWGLQIAALKMKRENKLLEWEKITLALENKSYLREGIDTLKKYDPNSFVLEWLKNLNNALPFEEFKPISTWIKQPMLIIGGLWDPHLKGAFDLYKKSKEAGGNPEIIIGNATHLSWWEGSQESLLKFFDKHLKSDEKLNSTIFKHEKKIWNISLKKWEELDNKFHPEFIFGLKSDGTANVEVEDGNLTINSKGSGWFTIVNDPWRPAPSDGGHLGPNPGNFNRSIIDKRLDVGVFQTNPFEEDQYLRGVPTLEIQVKSDQPNFDICLALSLVEEVNEKVNQFSTGFLRVKNSKISEECIYQITMQPTNICLIKNSKLRLSISAAAYPAIGVNPGFGEGNVGAPSANHRVITLSFSLNKTFMKMTPFF, encoded by the coding sequence ATGTCTGGTTCAAGATGGTTTGACAAGTCTCTAGTTCTTAGAGATGGAGTAAAACTTATATCAAGGATTTGGTTACCTAATAGTAAAGGGCCATGGCCTGCATTATTGATGAGACAACCATATGGAAGGGAAATAGCTTCAACTATTACCTATTCTCACCCAGAATGGTGGGTTTCCAAAGGGTATATGGTAATAATTCAAGATGTTAGAGGTATGGGTTCTTCAGAAGGAGTTTTTAATGGTTTTTCTCAAGAAGCTAGCGATACTTCAGAAACACATGAATGGGTAAGGTCTCTAAAAGAATGTAATGGGAAACTTGGCTTATATGGTTTTTCATATCAAGGATTGACTCAACTGACTGGTGAATTAAATTCAAAGCCGCCCGATTGCTTATCTCCAGCAATGACTGGGATGAATATTAAGGACCATTGGTGTTCAGATGGAGGAGCATATTGGTGGCATAACAATATTGCATGGGGACTTCAAATTGCAGCACTAAAAATGAAAAGAGAAAATAAATTGCTTGAATGGGAAAAGATAACATTAGCCTTAGAAAATAAAAGTTATTTAAGGGAAGGAATTGATACGTTAAAAAAATATGATCCTAATAGCTTTGTTTTGGAATGGCTTAAAAATTTAAATAATGCTCTCCCATTTGAAGAATTCAAACCAATTTCAACATGGATCAAACAACCTATGTTAATTATTGGAGGACTTTGGGATCCACATTTAAAAGGTGCCTTTGATCTCTATAAAAAATCTAAAGAAGCTGGTGGAAACCCAGAGATTATTATTGGGAATGCGACACATCTAAGTTGGTGGGAGGGATCACAAGAATCTTTATTAAAATTTTTTGATAAGCATTTAAAATCAGATGAGAAATTAAATTCTACGATTTTTAAACACGAGAAAAAAATATGGAATATTTCATTAAAAAAATGGGAAGAATTAGATAATAAATTTCACCCTGAATTTATTTTTGGGCTCAAAAGCGATGGCACAGCAAACGTAGAGGTTGAAGATGGAAATCTGACCATAAATTCAAAAGGATCAGGATGGTTCACAATTGTTAATGACCCATGGAGACCTGCTCCATCTGACGGTGGTCATTTAGGCCCTAATCCAGGAAACTTTAATAGAAGCATTATTGATAAACGCCTGGATGTAGGTGTTTTTCAAACCAATCCTTTTGAAGAAGATCAATATTTAAGAGGAGTTCCCACATTAGAAATCCAAGTAAAAAGTGATCAGCCTAATTTCGATATCTGCCTTGCTTTATCTCTAGTTGAAGAAGTTAATGAAAAGGTGAATCAATTTTCAACCGGTTTCTTAAGGGTTAAAAACTCCAAAATAAGTGAAGAATGCATTTATCAAATAACAATGCAGCCAACAAATATTTGTTTGATTAAAAATAGCAAACTTCGCTTATCTATATCTGCCGCAGCTTATCCCGCTATTGGAGTTAATCCTGGATTTGGGGAGGGAAATGTTGGAGCCCCTTCAGCAAATCATAGAGTTATTACTCTAAGTTTTAGCCTTAATAAAACATTTATGAAAATGACTCCTTTTTTTTAA
- a CDS encoding translocation/assembly module TamB domain-containing protein has product MLLPLGFLSSILLNNFLKETYSSKKLELEKSIENLLDKNVDLGDYEGLRFLGISLGNSKINDKKNIDSEIKANNVYVGIMPLRSFLKQKWIVKISPKEAALNIDRDFFKREKSYENDRITKKSQSNYELNFNLSKYSILNLKKSGLKTKVKGNVIYKSSNREIIANVKSNFDEKGFLKFKFNTKLNKDFLSLELFSRGLDLDNSEYIIGNRKISFKKGNFKSNFKLIKLPNETFCKGRFSFTNLKIKPDDFAENIDSDSTRFLCKDNNLIGNSEKLNYGTLTSNFNLNIPFNRSSNIIALKGSIGYINSLNPDIQLSGNIPFWFDRRGINFGDIDTSFKINRTQLSNLNIFRKNDIRGFITAKGELKGNITDPDISINFNLDYPHFKGIRIRETWEGDIKNDKNLFLLNMKAKKSPIPSFLTIKFDSDLKLDNLSFSRIFNSNKGSIEVFKENNSYVWKANNFPLDELELSIDKIQFDRIDGIINGEGSISSIQSYFDGRIAWSLGKYGNINLANSLFDFRVKDNSFYINSSLYPIDGGIIEVEYDSNNNNLINTQLTNISTSWTILTAFDIFNFDNKKDIPISKFNILDDLEINKDNKSLKERIDFIKKLKESNNEFEDKFNLKKYISKFKSRYDGNLTIKGDRPLNYKLNARLNGYLDVPKDKNKNIKEEFAIDLEGGLLRGKGSLKIENLPLSSANIFLNQPRDFMGGLDINLFYDLDKKSFSSEISTNNSSIKNNEIVFDKGFIEFTNSIFDIDLSLLINDSKTPLNIKGEIPIDRSDNLDLRLFGNGKLFELIENFTDEFFTFKKGDLNIRMIIKGTLNKPILNGFIAIKDSEVDLYNNIIKDINSSIIFDFDSAQIENLEAISEDSGKFLVKGFMPFYQNDPRKGRINLKTNKFNIKTDNLNFLLDSDLDLTGSFESPILGGSISFNNGFFNFNSTNQSNKKDNSKLKEDKKEWPELFWNNNENIEIISNETILNSVLLGETLPNYLDNLFFDNLVLKLGPEFKVQYSEMVQAYLNSIVDLKINGGVGKDLNVSGLIKLEKGIANLYTTPFKLDKNKENYITFASRSGVVPYIIFSLVSKVPDSIIPISENNKDSNISGDLDVNATSSGFGSFGIGNSRLIKIEASYEGFLDQLSFADENKRIQLRSTPSYNRSQIIGLIGGNSANLINRAFISQLNNADAFSERFQLSLYPALIENNDSLNNIFSNENLDIENDGQSSSNEEFSSQAWVAEIGLDITDAINFAFQTVPGRDDISPLGILTFQANPNLELLGSYDSNGEWKSQVQLFFRY; this is encoded by the coding sequence ATGCTTTTACCCTTAGGTTTTTTAAGCTCTATTTTATTAAATAATTTTTTAAAAGAAACTTATAGTTCTAAGAAATTAGAACTAGAAAAAAGTATTGAGAATCTTTTAGATAAAAATGTTGATTTAGGGGATTATGAAGGGCTTAGATTTCTGGGTATTTCTTTGGGCAATTCAAAAATTAATGATAAAAAAAATATAGATTCTGAAATTAAAGCTAACAATGTATATGTGGGCATTATGCCTTTAAGATCTTTTTTAAAACAAAAATGGATTGTAAAAATAAGTCCTAAGGAAGCCGCTTTAAATATAGATAGAGATTTTTTTAAAAGGGAAAAATCCTATGAAAATGATCGAATTACAAAAAAATCACAATCAAATTATGAATTGAATTTTAACTTAAGCAAATATTCAATTCTAAATCTTAAAAAATCAGGATTAAAAACAAAAGTAAAAGGTAACGTCATTTATAAGTCGAGTAATAGAGAAATTATTGCAAATGTAAAATCAAATTTTGATGAAAAAGGTTTTTTAAAATTTAAATTTAATACAAAATTAAATAAAGACTTTTTATCTCTTGAGTTATTTTCAAGGGGTTTAGATCTTGATAATTCTGAATATATTATTGGTAATAGAAAAATTAGTTTTAAAAAAGGAAATTTTAAATCTAATTTTAAATTGATTAAATTACCAAATGAAACCTTTTGCAAAGGAAGATTTTCTTTTACTAATTTAAAAATAAAACCAGATGATTTCGCAGAGAATATAGATTCAGATTCAACTAGGTTTTTGTGTAAAGATAATAATTTAATTGGTAATTCAGAAAAATTAAATTATGGAACGTTAACTTCGAATTTTAATCTAAATATTCCATTTAATAGAAGTTCAAATATTATTGCTCTAAAAGGAAGTATTGGATACATTAATAGTCTTAATCCAGATATCCAATTATCAGGTAATATCCCCTTTTGGTTTGATAGAAGAGGTATTAATTTTGGTGATATAGATACTAGTTTTAAAATAAATAGAACTCAATTATCTAATTTAAATATTTTCCGAAAAAATGATATTAGAGGGTTCATTACTGCTAAAGGAGAATTAAAAGGAAATATTACTGATCCTGATATTTCGATAAACTTTAATCTTGATTATCCACACTTTAAAGGGATCCGCATTAGAGAAACATGGGAGGGAGATATTAAAAATGATAAAAATTTATTTTTATTAAATATGAAGGCCAAAAAGTCTCCAATACCATCATTTTTAACTATTAAATTTGATTCTGATCTTAAGTTAGATAATTTATCTTTCAGTAGAATTTTTAATTCAAATAAAGGAAGCATTGAAGTATTTAAAGAGAATAATAGTTATGTTTGGAAAGCTAATAATTTTCCTCTTGATGAACTTGAATTATCTATAGACAAAATTCAATTCGATAGAATTGATGGAATTATTAATGGTGAGGGATCAATTTCGTCAATCCAGTCATACTTTGATGGGCGAATTGCTTGGAGTTTAGGCAAATATGGGAATATTAATTTAGCCAATTCATTATTTGATTTCCGCGTCAAAGATAATTCTTTTTATATAAACTCTTCATTGTATCCAATTGATGGAGGAATAATTGAAGTCGAATATGATTCAAATAACAATAATTTAATTAATACACAACTCACCAATATTAGTACTAGTTGGACTATCCTAACTGCTTTTGATATTTTTAATTTTGATAATAAAAAAGATATTCCCATAAGTAAATTTAATATTTTGGATGATTTGGAAATAAATAAAGATAATAAATCATTAAAAGAGAGGATCGATTTTATAAAAAAACTTAAAGAAAGTAATAATGAATTTGAGGATAAATTTAACTTAAAAAAATATATAAGTAAATTCAAAAGTAGATATGATGGAAACTTAACTATCAAGGGCGATAGACCACTTAACTATAAATTAAATGCAAGATTAAATGGTTATCTTGATGTTCCTAAAGATAAGAATAAAAATATCAAAGAGGAATTTGCTATTGATTTGGAGGGAGGATTATTAAGGGGCAAAGGTTCTTTAAAAATTGAAAATCTTCCGTTGAGCTCTGCAAATATCTTTTTAAATCAGCCAAGAGATTTTATGGGAGGTTTGGATATCAATTTATTCTATGATTTGGACAAAAAATCTTTCTCTAGTGAAATTTCTACTAATAATTCATCAATAAAAAATAATGAAATAGTATTTGATAAAGGATTTATTGAATTCACTAATTCTATTTTTGATATTGATTTATCCTTGCTCATAAATGATTCCAAAACACCTCTTAATATCAAAGGTGAAATACCTATTGATAGATCTGATAACTTAGATCTAAGGTTGTTTGGTAATGGAAAACTTTTTGAATTAATAGAAAATTTTACTGATGAATTCTTTACTTTTAAGAAAGGTGACTTGAACATTAGAATGATAATAAAAGGAACTCTAAATAAGCCTATATTGAACGGATTTATTGCGATTAAAGATTCTGAAGTTGATCTCTACAACAATATAATCAAAGATATTAATAGTTCGATAATTTTTGATTTTGATTCGGCACAAATTGAGAATCTTGAAGCAATCTCTGAAGATTCCGGAAAATTTTTAGTAAAAGGTTTTATGCCTTTTTATCAAAATGATCCTAGAAAAGGAAGGATTAATCTTAAGACGAATAAATTTAATATAAAAACAGATAATTTAAATTTTTTATTAGATTCAGATTTGGATTTAACTGGATCATTTGAAAGTCCTATTTTGGGCGGTTCAATATCTTTTAATAATGGATTTTTTAATTTTAACAGTACCAATCAATCTAATAAAAAAGATAATAGTAAATTAAAAGAGGATAAAAAAGAATGGCCGGAACTCTTTTGGAATAATAATGAAAATATTGAAATAATTTCAAATGAAACAATCTTGAATTCAGTTCTTTTAGGAGAAACTTTGCCTAATTATTTGGATAATTTGTTTTTTGATAACCTTGTTTTGAAACTGGGACCAGAATTCAAAGTTCAATATTCAGAGATGGTTCAAGCTTATTTAAATAGTATTGTGGACCTTAAAATAAATGGTGGAGTAGGAAAAGATTTAAATGTTAGTGGTCTTATTAAGTTAGAAAAAGGTATAGCGAATCTATATACTACGCCATTTAAACTTGATAAAAATAAGGAAAACTATATTACATTTGCATCAAGAAGTGGTGTTGTTCCTTATATTATTTTTTCTCTAGTTAGTAAAGTTCCAGATTCTATAATTCCTATAAGTGAAAATAATAAAGATTCAAACATCTCAGGTGATCTTGATGTAAATGCGACTTCTAGTGGTTTTGGATCATTTGGGATTGGCAATTCAAGGCTTATCAAAATTGAAGCATCTTATGAAGGGTTTTTAGATCAATTATCTTTTGCTGATGAAAATAAAAGAATCCAATTAAGAAGCACGCCAAGTTATAACAGATCACAAATAATTGGTTTAATTGGAGGGAATTCTGCAAATTTAATAAATAGGGCATTTATTTCTCAACTTAATAATGCTGATGCATTTAGTGAAAGATTTCAATTATCTCTATATCCAGCGTTAATAGAAAATAATGATTCATTAAATAATATTTTTTCCAATGAGAATTTAGATATAGAGAATGATGGTCAATCATCTTCTAATGAAGAATTTTCTTCTCAAGCTTGGGTGGCGGAAATAGGTCTTGATATTACTGATGCGATAAATTTTGCCTTCCAAACCGTTCCAGGTAGAGATGATATTTCACCTTTAGGAATTTTGACTTTTCAGGCAAATCCAAACTTAGAATTATTAGGTTCTTATGATTCCAATGGGGAATGGAAAAGTCAAGTTCAATTATTTTTTAGATATTAA
- a CDS encoding DUF4332 domain-containing protein, translating into MGSKTFLDFLPTNFRHEKSFFIQNNLTDFEKLSNLSDLDINEIQRKSSLCTLNNLKKIRAIAIFKKEIGISPPQAYLLLHCGISSLKSLSQSTPYELERKIGRLERILRVKTETSTTFTLLKEWIKKASQIDKSIGNLG; encoded by the coding sequence ATGGGAAGTAAAACCTTTTTAGATTTTTTGCCAACTAATTTTAGACATGAGAAATCTTTTTTTATTCAAAATAATCTAACTGACTTTGAAAAATTAAGTAATCTTTCGGACTTAGATATAAATGAGATTCAAAGAAAATCTTCACTTTGTACATTGAATAATCTAAAGAAAATTAGAGCTATAGCCATTTTTAAAAAAGAAATTGGAATTTCTCCACCGCAAGCATATCTACTTTTACATTGCGGTATTTCCTCTCTTAAATCATTATCACAATCTACCCCTTACGAATTAGAACGGAAAATTGGTAGATTAGAAAGAATTCTTAGAGTAAAAACTGAGACAAGCACAACTTTTACTCTCTTAAAAGAATGGATTAAAAAAGCTAGTCAAATCGACAAATCTATTGGAAATCTTGGATAA
- a CDS encoding DUF2518 family protein, producing the protein MSFFELLENTPKIFGFFGIFLFICTIAAFIFNFGFKFRIIGATIFSLLLSLSSWAFIQSYSEKVAIEGAKYVPIVYDNGFDLIIAKANDDFPEESIEPTLEQLSENLRKGSRSGADVKIKIRKIEKISDGVSKPVVIGEVQKNVKMN; encoded by the coding sequence ATGTCTTTTTTTGAACTATTAGAGAACACACCCAAAATATTTGGATTCTTTGGAATATTTCTTTTTATTTGTACAATAGCAGCTTTTATATTTAATTTTGGTTTCAAATTTCGAATAATTGGCGCAACTATCTTTTCATTATTGCTTTCTTTGAGTAGTTGGGCATTTATACAAAGTTACTCCGAAAAGGTTGCAATAGAAGGTGCAAAATATGTTCCAATTGTTTATGACAATGGGTTCGATTTGATTATTGCTAAAGCAAATGATGACTTTCCAGAAGAATCTATCGAACCAACCTTAGAACAATTATCTGAAAACTTAAGGAAAGGAAGCAGATCTGGTGCGGATGTAAAAATAAAGATAAGAAAAATTGAAAAAATTTCAGATGGTGTAAGTAAACCAGTGGTTATTGGAGAAGTTCAGAAAAATGTCAAAATGAATTAG